In the Granulosicoccus antarcticus IMCC3135 genome, TGTACTGGCAAAGTGCTGATGAGGTGACAGCCCAGATCACAACTGATATTGAGACTCTGGGTCGCATTGCTCAATTGCTGGGTAACTGATCCAGACAGTCTTCGCACGAATATCAACAAGGACTTTGCAGAATGTCTCGAGTAAAGACGCTACAAGTGCTTTTCAAACGATATCGCCGTCCTGGCGATATCGTTTTCGCATGGGCTGTGCTGCTGCTTTCCCTATTTCTGTTGTCGCAACTGTTTGAACAGACTGCCTATAAACCAGGTACGAAATTCATCTCGCAACCTCGGTTCTGGCCTGCCATTACTCTAGTGGGAATGACTGGTTTTGCAGTGTTTCACCTACTGGGTTCGATGTTGTCCGAGCGAATTCACGGTCGTTGGAAAGAGGTGCTTCTCTGGGCCTCGTCGCTTGAATATGCCGGCTGGTTTGTCGGGTATGCAGCGCTTGTTCCCTGGGCTGGCTATCTGCCTTCAACCGTTGTTGTCACTCTGTTGTTGACTGTACGGGCTGGATATCGCGACCGTGTGACATTGATAGCTGCGGTTGCCAGTGCTGTCGTTATAGTTCTTTTGTTCAAGACATTCCTGCAGGTAAAACTGCCTTCAGGACAGATCTATGAAGTGTTGCCTGACGGGCTGCGCCAGATCATGCTGACCTATTTCTGATCGGAGCAAAACATGGAAAATCTTATTGCAGGGGCCGAGATGCTGGTCCGGTGGGATGTCATGCTTGCGCTTTTGGTCGGCTCTGTCGGTGGGGTGATTATCGGTGCCATCCCGGGTGTTGGTCCTGCTGTGGCAATTGCTATCCTGCTGCCCGCAACCTTTTCACTTGATCCGATAGTCGGCCTGACCATGCTTTTGGGGATCTATGGATCTTCAATGTATGGGGGCGCTATTCCCGCTGTTCTTATTAATACGCC is a window encoding:
- a CDS encoding tripartite tricarboxylate transporter TctB family protein — encoded protein: MSRVKTLQVLFKRYRRPGDIVFAWAVLLLSLFLLSQLFEQTAYKPGTKFISQPRFWPAITLVGMTGFAVFHLLGSMLSERIHGRWKEVLLWASSLEYAGWFVGYAALVPWAGYLPSTVVVTLLLTVRAGYRDRVTLIAAVASAVVIVLLFKTFLQVKLPSGQIYEVLPDGLRQIMLTYF